A genomic segment from Leptolyngbya boryana PCC 6306 encodes:
- a CDS encoding peptidoglycan-binding domain-containing protein translates to MAFNINALRLPVIQRGSTGAAVGAWQRFLQDQNFPIGAVDNGFGSVSDRVTKDYQQKNGLIADGIVGNATYTKALSQGFIYRVADLSAAMLLSYLNYGAAEVRDLQRSLNVIGRLNPALTLDGNFGLGSTKGMTEAYKILDVNFRPRLDATLSAATKQKLGSDYAPGLAILTEYARRQRARLSGAQWVRFFPASQSIDDLASPFRQRVRAFEKALKDAGAEIEVTNTYRPPQRAYMMHYAVQLNNRDFAPWDVPPMVGVDIDWVHYTDAASYQAARDMVNAFGIGGNPAALQSRHTQALAIDWIVTWKPPLRMQNGNGQMVTVPGTGDASQNATLWEVGATFGVYKLEYDPPHWSVDGF, encoded by the coding sequence ATGGCATTTAATATCAATGCTTTAAGATTACCCGTGATTCAGCGTGGCTCGACTGGGGCAGCCGTTGGTGCATGGCAGCGATTTTTACAAGATCAAAATTTCCCGATCGGGGCTGTCGATAATGGCTTCGGTAGTGTGAGCGATCGAGTTACAAAAGATTACCAGCAAAAGAACGGTTTAATCGCCGATGGAATTGTGGGCAATGCGACCTATACCAAAGCGCTGAGTCAAGGATTTATCTATCGCGTCGCCGATCTAAGCGCAGCCATGTTGCTGAGTTATTTGAACTACGGTGCAGCAGAAGTGCGGGATTTACAGCGGAGCCTTAATGTCATTGGGCGGCTCAATCCAGCTTTAACCTTAGATGGAAATTTTGGGCTAGGTAGTACGAAAGGCATGACCGAAGCCTACAAAATTTTGGATGTGAATTTTCGACCTCGATTAGATGCTACGCTTTCAGCCGCAACAAAACAGAAGCTAGGTAGCGATTATGCGCCGGGGCTAGCAATTCTGACAGAGTATGCTCGACGGCAGAGAGCGAGGCTAAGCGGGGCGCAATGGGTACGATTTTTTCCCGCGAGTCAGTCGATCGATGATTTGGCATCTCCATTCCGTCAAAGAGTGCGCGCATTTGAAAAAGCGCTGAAAGATGCAGGAGCAGAGATCGAAGTTACGAATACCTACCGACCCCCTCAGCGGGCTTACATGATGCACTATGCGGTGCAATTGAACAATCGAGACTTTGCTCCGTGGGATGTGCCGCCGATGGTGGGAGTTGATATTGATTGGGTGCATTACACGGATGCGGCATCTTACCAAGCGGCACGAGACATGGTGAACGCATTTGGCATTGGAGGCAATCCAGCCGCACTCCAGTCTCGACATACTCAGGCTTTAGCGATCGATTGGATCGTCACTTGGAAGCCCCCACTACGAATGCAAAATGGGAATGGACAAATGGTGACTGTTCCAGGAACCGGAGATGCAAGTCAGAATGCCACACTCTGGGAGGTTGGGGCAACGTTTGGGGTGTACAAATTAGAGTACGATCCGCCGCACTGGTCAGTGGACGGATTTTAA
- a CDS encoding non-ribosomal peptide synthetase, translating to MFTAKASQTYPASSISISPSAHTKNHSVDQPRVSHVEATYALSSIQQGMLFHHRYEPNSGVDIEQVVCRLQENLEVDRFARAWQQLIDRHPILRTRFGWNAQNEPIQQVLAVDEITIQYHDWRSNTADQQIRKFKAFLRCDRQNGFDFSGSLMRFVLFQTAPDVYQFVWTFHHILLDGRSITQILQEVFALYDNPAQPLPARRSYQDYIEQLHQQDWSHSKSYWQDLLKGFTTPTPLLHAPSLHQTQTQSGHGTARLNCSISLTAQLKSFAQQHHITPNTLVQAAWALLLHRYSNETSIVFGVTRACRRSLLPDGDSIIGLMMNTLPVRVEITDETTVLPWLQALRSQHLAVRPHENTPLSLVQDWSDVPRGTGLFESIVVFEHENFNDRLKQDKHRSFKLIEQPSFPLVLIASLGTALELQISYDRARFTPETIKRMLDHLQVLLHGMIANPQQSLSDLPLITAAERHQLLFDWNATAADYQAQQCLHQLFEAQVEKTPNAIATVFRQQSLTYAELNQQANQIAHYLRSLGVGAGQFVAVFLDRGLEMIPTLLGILKAGAAYIPLETSFPPARIEWILESLAVQVVITQVRYVAILESLYLRNLQHLVCLDVNYPVFSDVKVSTQADIQQSSIENLPLHCTSEDTAYVIFTSGSTGTPKGVVVKHQPVINLIEWVNRTFNVNHQDRVLFITSLCFDLSVYDIFGLLAAGGSIQIASSDDVRDPQVLINLLKTEPITFWDSAPPALQQLSSFFPSLLDGPSSLRLVFMSGDWIPVTLPTALQTTFPGVEVVSLGGATEATVWSNYYRIDRVEPHWKSIPYGKPIQNAQYYVLDAKLNPCPIGVTGELYIAGDCLAVGYTDPVKTEERFLPNPFVPGTKIYRTGDLARFFEDGNIEFLGRIDHQVKVRGYRIELGEIEGVLSQHRSITDAIVMAREDQPGDKRLVAYIVAQAKLDANDVRQHLREKLPEYMVPSAIVFLDAIPLTQNGKVDRRALPMPEAVRVERNDVIELTQNPLERQLMFMWEKALDIQPIATTDNFFDLGGNSITAVKLINQMEKAFGRQFSVAALFQAPTIAQFAEIIRDGQEIDPWAIIEINPLNGKKPPLFWCQNYGDLLPHLDPEQPFFALESGYQQVTSPETHIKDWAAGYVDRIRDIQPEGPYFIGGYCFGGYVALEIAQMLRSQGQEVALLILVETFGPGVPQYQHQKLTARNVVLYTTSIRRRILGAFDRHWHAIEDQKIAQKTGGRVVKVNLPPAKPIQRAVQSYEIQPYSGRVVMFEAALSSLKSRLAPRAFWDNIFKGDFSIERVSGTHHTVVYHNNGRDLMQRIQAYLEQYRLK from the coding sequence ATGTTTACAGCGAAAGCTAGTCAAACCTACCCAGCTTCTTCAATTTCAATCTCTCCCTCTGCCCACACTAAAAATCATTCCGTTGATCAACCTAGAGTTTCCCATGTCGAAGCAACTTACGCGCTCTCTTCAATTCAGCAGGGTATGTTGTTTCATCACCGATACGAACCGAATTCTGGCGTAGATATTGAACAAGTGGTTTGCAGGCTACAAGAGAATCTGGAGGTTGATCGCTTCGCCCGAGCATGGCAGCAACTAATCGATCGACATCCCATTCTCAGAACTCGCTTCGGTTGGAACGCACAAAATGAGCCGATCCAGCAAGTCCTAGCAGTCGATGAAATCACGATCCAGTACCACGATTGGCGATCAAACACAGCAGATCAGCAAATTCGGAAATTCAAAGCATTTCTACGCTGCGATCGCCAAAATGGATTTGATTTCTCTGGGTCATTAATGCGATTTGTGCTTTTCCAAACCGCCCCTGATGTGTATCAGTTCGTTTGGACATTCCATCACATTCTGTTAGATGGGAGATCGATCACGCAGATTCTGCAAGAAGTCTTTGCTCTGTACGATAATCCAGCACAACCGCTTCCTGCACGTCGCTCTTATCAAGATTACATTGAGCAGCTTCATCAGCAAGACTGGTCGCATTCCAAATCGTATTGGCAAGACTTGCTCAAGGGATTCACAACTCCGACTCCTTTACTGCATGCTCCATCACTGCATCAAACACAGACCCAATCTGGGCATGGAACTGCTCGATTAAACTGCTCGATCTCATTGACAGCACAACTGAAATCATTCGCTCAGCAACATCACATCACGCCAAATACTCTAGTTCAAGCTGCTTGGGCATTACTCTTACATCGCTATAGCAATGAAACATCTATTGTTTTTGGAGTAACAAGAGCTTGTCGCCGATCTTTACTTCCCGATGGCGACTCGATCATTGGATTAATGATGAATACGCTGCCTGTGCGCGTAGAGATTACAGACGAAACAACGGTTTTACCTTGGCTACAAGCACTGCGATCGCAACATCTTGCTGTCCGTCCTCATGAAAATACACCTTTGTCTCTGGTGCAGGATTGGAGTGATGTCCCCCGTGGAACAGGATTGTTTGAAAGTATTGTCGTCTTTGAACATGAGAACTTCAACGATCGCCTGAAACAAGATAAACACCGCTCCTTTAAGCTGATTGAACAACCTTCATTTCCATTAGTCTTAATTGCAAGTTTAGGAACAGCTTTAGAGTTACAGATTTCTTACGATCGAGCAAGATTTACCCCTGAGACGATCAAACGCATGTTAGATCATCTTCAGGTGCTCTTGCATGGAATGATTGCCAATCCGCAGCAATCCTTGTCCGACCTGCCGCTAATTACGGCTGCTGAACGCCATCAACTGTTGTTTGATTGGAATGCAACGGCTGCAGACTATCAAGCGCAGCAATGCTTACATCAACTTTTCGAGGCACAGGTTGAAAAAACACCCAATGCGATCGCAACAGTCTTCCGACAACAATCGCTAACTTATGCTGAGCTGAATCAGCAAGCAAATCAGATTGCTCACTATCTACGATCGCTAGGAGTCGGGGCTGGACAGTTTGTCGCAGTCTTTCTCGATCGCGGCTTGGAAATGATTCCTACGCTGCTTGGTATTCTCAAAGCTGGAGCTGCTTATATTCCATTAGAAACAAGTTTCCCACCTGCTCGAATCGAATGGATTCTGGAATCGCTGGCTGTTCAAGTTGTCATCACTCAAGTGCGCTACGTTGCAATACTTGAGTCATTGTATTTGCGGAATTTACAGCATCTTGTTTGTTTAGATGTGAACTATCCAGTTTTTTCAGATGTCAAAGTTTCCACACAAGCAGACATTCAACAATCCTCGATCGAGAATTTGCCGCTGCATTGTACTTCTGAAGATACAGCCTATGTAATTTTTACTTCTGGTTCAACTGGGACGCCAAAAGGTGTTGTGGTCAAGCATCAGCCTGTGATCAATTTGATCGAATGGGTGAATCGCACCTTTAATGTAAATCATCAAGATCGAGTTTTATTCATTACTTCCCTCTGCTTTGATCTCTCGGTCTATGACATCTTTGGATTGCTTGCAGCAGGCGGCTCGATTCAAATTGCTTCGAGTGATGATGTGCGCGATCCTCAAGTATTGATCAATCTTCTCAAAACAGAGCCAATTACGTTTTGGGATTCTGCTCCGCCAGCATTACAGCAGCTTTCATCGTTTTTCCCCTCCCTGCTCGATGGTCCCTCTTCACTGCGGCTTGTGTTTATGAGTGGAGATTGGATTCCAGTGACGCTCCCAACTGCATTGCAAACGACATTTCCAGGTGTTGAAGTCGTGTCATTGGGCGGTGCAACAGAAGCAACAGTTTGGTCGAACTACTATCGCATCGATCGCGTTGAACCGCACTGGAAAAGTATTCCTTATGGGAAACCGATTCAGAATGCTCAGTACTATGTTTTAGATGCCAAGTTAAACCCTTGCCCAATTGGCGTGACAGGTGAACTGTACATTGCAGGAGATTGCTTGGCAGTTGGCTACACTGATCCGGTTAAAACCGAAGAACGCTTTCTGCCAAACCCATTTGTGCCCGGTACAAAAATCTATCGAACTGGAGATCTCGCCCGTTTCTTTGAAGATGGCAATATCGAATTTTTGGGACGCATTGATCATCAAGTCAAAGTACGAGGCTATCGAATTGAGCTAGGTGAGATTGAAGGTGTGCTTTCACAACATCGATCGATTACCGATGCGATCGTCATGGCACGAGAAGATCAACCTGGAGACAAACGTCTCGTCGCGTATATTGTGGCTCAAGCCAAACTTGATGCAAATGACGTTCGACAACATCTGCGCGAGAAGCTGCCAGAGTACATGGTTCCGTCTGCGATCGTATTTTTAGATGCAATTCCTTTGACTCAAAATGGGAAGGTCGATCGACGAGCTTTGCCCATGCCGGAAGCCGTTCGGGTTGAGCGTAATGATGTCATTGAACTCACTCAGAATCCACTGGAACGGCAGTTAATGTTCATGTGGGAAAAAGCATTGGACATTCAACCGATCGCGACCACGGACAATTTCTTTGATTTAGGGGGCAACTCTATTACGGCGGTGAAGCTGATCAACCAGATGGAAAAAGCATTTGGGCGACAGTTTTCTGTTGCTGCATTATTTCAAGCGCCTACGATCGCCCAATTTGCCGAAATTATCCGAGATGGACAAGAAATCGATCCCTGGGCAATTATCGAAATCAATCCGTTGAATGGGAAAAAACCACCGCTCTTCTGGTGTCAGAACTATGGCGATTTACTTCCGCATCTTGATCCGGAGCAGCCATTTTTTGCGCTGGAATCTGGCTATCAGCAAGTCACAAGCCCAGAGACTCATATTAAAGATTGGGCGGCAGGTTATGTCGATCGCATTCGGGATATTCAGCCTGAAGGACCGTATTTTATTGGAGGCTATTGTTTTGGGGGCTATGTTGCCTTAGAGATTGCTCAAATGTTGCGATCGCAGGGTCAAGAGGTTGCACTCTTGATTTTAGTAGAAACCTTTGGACCGGGTGTCCCTCAATATCAGCACCAAAAACTTACGGCACGCAATGTAGTTCTTTACACAACTAGTATTCGCCGTCGCATTCTCGGAGCCTTCGATCGACATTGGCACGCGATCGAAGATCAAAAAATCGCTCAGAAAACCGGGGGTCGAGTAGTGAAAGTCAATTTACCCCCTGCTAAACCCATTCAACGTGCTGTTCAAAGTTATGAGATACAGCCTTACTCTGGGCGGGTTGTGATGTTTGAGGCAGCATTGAGTTCGCTCAAGTCGAGATTAGCTCCAAGAGCCTTCTGGGACAATATTTTCAAGGGGGACTTCTCGATCGAGCGGGTCAGCGGAACGCACCACACTGTGGTGTATCACAACAATGGGCGCGATCTGATGCAGCGGATTCAAGCCTACCTGGAGCAATATCGCCTCAAGTGA